A region of the Blastocatellia bacterium genome:
TACGCGACATCTTGCCTCCGGCAGCTCCCGATTCGGTGATTTACGAATGAGCAAAGCAAGACGGTCGTTTGCTCATTACTCGCGACTATGATTTCCTGAACATCTTGCTCTATCCTCCGGCCGGGACACCCGGAATCATCGTAGTGAAAGTGCACCAGCTCAGCACCAGGGCAATCAGCCTGCTTCTCCGGGATTTTTGGGACCGAATGACCGAATCGCAGATTCAGAATGCCCTGATTGTTCTGGAACCCCACCGCTATCGGCTCCTGCGATAAGGGAGAAAGTGCGAGCACCATCCCATCTCGGCTGAAAATAGGCATCGTTTCCCTTTCACCCTTCTCCAGAAATCCACTGGGAGCGCATGCCCCCGGCGTGCTCATTGGGACCGAACCCCCAGGCCCGCTCGAAGCGGGCGCTCCCAGGTTTTCATCGTCCGTTGCGTGCATTTGTACATGAACGATCCCTCGGAAAATAATCTCCCAACGGATGAAAGGTTCCAACGGATCACCCATCCGTTGGTCCTTTTCATCCGTTGGCCAACGCATTTTTTCGTGGCGTGCCATCCCGCCATGGCCAATTCCTGTGAAAATCGCCACGGATGGACACGGATCAACACAGATGGGAAATGGATCGGTGTCCATCCGTGTTCATCCGTGGTGAAACTTTTCCTCGTTCGTGGCGAGTTCTCCAGGTTCATTGGGCGATTCCTGTACCGGTCATGCGGAAGCCTCTCTTTTGGAGCCCGCAGGGTCAGTTGAAAAGCCCAACGCTCGGACTCTTTCGAGCAAGACGGAAATCGGCAGCGCCTTCTCCACGTAGGCGTCGGCGCCGCGCTCGCGGGCCTCGCGCTCGGCTTCCGGCGAGCCATACGCCGTCAGCAGCACCACCCGCGTCTCCGGCCTCTGCCGCTTGATCTGAGAGATCAGCTCAAAGCCTTCCATACCCGTCGCGCCTTTCAGTCGCAGATCGGTAATCACGAGATCAAAAGTTTCAACTCCAAGAAGCTCAACCGCCTGTTCCCATGAGGAAGCTGTTCGCACCATGACGGCGTCGGACTCTAGCAGTGACGCCAGGCTGGAGGTGATCGCCTCATCGTCGTCCACGATGAGCAGTCGCTTCGGCTCCGCTCGCTCATGCTCCACTTTGCCTCCTTCGGTGAATTTCCTAAGCAAGCGGTGTGCCAAAACCCGCGATAGGACGGGCCGTCTGGAGCTATGATTAGGGCTTTCAAGCAATTGCAGACATAGTGCCCCTTCTCTTGATCCCCCTTCACCCCCTTCAACTGTCCGATCTGTCGGACACTTCACTGTCTGATTTTTCGGACATGTCAGATTTTTCGGACACTGGATGTACCCGCAAAACACGTGAAAAACGCAAAAGGGAGATTCGATCGTTCGGGTAACGAGCCCGCTTTGCCAGGGCACTCCAGAAGGCACTAAAAACCCCTCCCCAAAAGAAGGAGGAGGCCACTGGAAGCCGATGAATTCGCGGTCTGAAGACCGCTCCTGCGGGGTTTGAAATAGGGGCTAAACAGGTACCTTCCGGGAAACGCCCTGGATACCGGGCCTGTTGTAACCGGGAGGGCCTAACGTCGGGTGTGATGTTCCAGAGAAAGTGGGAGAGTCGAAGCTTTCGTGTGATTCGCGCGTTTGGTGGCTCTATCGAGCCAAAATCTGCTGCAGACAGTCCGGTTCGTCGGGAAGCGTCTTGTTATGGCAGCTCGACGTCAGCCCAGAAGCTATGGTGACCTGACTTTCACTTCGTCCGTGAGGATTGGATCATCACGAGGTATGGCACCGATTTTGGGGGAATACCGGCGACTCGGCAAGACGCACGAATACGGTTTCGGCCATTGCCGATAGCTTGCGAATAGTGCGGAATGTGCAATGCTCATTATCTGTCCCCCTCCGTCGCAGGCCAGGGGGTAGGCCTTCCCAAGATTTTCGGGGAAGATCGTCCCTGCCGGGGAGATTTTTCCGGTGGCCCCTGCGGAGCCACCGGAAGCTGGAAGCTCACTTCACTTACCGCATTCCCCGGAGCGCCCACATGACGAGGGCCGACCACGCATGTTGCCCCAGAGGTCGCGTCAGAGGCGTGTCGGCTGTCGCGCTCGCGTTGGAGGGCTGGCCCGGTTGCGTCTGCACGGGGGCGAAGCAGAAGTCGTCGAACCAATCGCTGGTCACGAGCTTCACCTGATGAATCTGGGGCGTGGGCGTGGAGATGCTGACGACCTGAGCCGGCTTCGAGAAATCCACGTCGGCGGTCGCTACCACATTTCCGCCGGGATCAAGCCCGATGAGTTTTTCAATGGAACCGTGCGTGTCGGTATCGGTCGTGATCGAGACGAAATTCGTCACGGCAGGTCCTCCCGTGGCAGGATTGATGAAGCGGGCGGTCATTGTCCTGCCCAGGTGGGAGCCGGCTTGCACTGCGTTCGGCGGCGATACCGGAGCCGTCGGGTTGGTCACAAGTCCTGGAGTGTCTTTCTCATCGCTTGTGAAGACGACGCCCAACGGGCTGTATTGCGTCGTGATCAGTGTTCCCGGCGGAACAGGAGAGCCGCTGAGGAACTGATCGAAGCTGATGCAAATCTGACGTGGCGGCGGGCACGTTCGAGGAATCTGCACCGTCACGATGTTGGACGATACGGCCACCGGCGTCTGACGTTGGGCCATATCGCTGATGGTGCCACCGATAGGAGCCGTCGGGTTCACGCGCACGGTCATCATCACGGTCGCCGAGGCCGCCGGACTGAAGACCCAGCTCACCTCGCCCGTGATCGGACTGAAGACGCCGCCCGGCGACATCGTCACCAGGGATGTGTGAGTCGGAACCTTGTCGGTGATGAGAAGCGTATCGGCGGGCTTGTCGCATTTGACGTCAATGGTGTAGGTGATGGTGTCGCCCGGACAAGCTGCTTCTTTATCGGCCCGCTTACGAATCACGCACCCGCGCTCGCCAACGGTGATCTTCTTTTGAACACCGCCGATGAGCCTGGGTACAATGGCCGTCGTTGCCACCGCCGTTGTGTAGCCCACGACGTCGAATGTGCACATCGTTCCCGTCGGAACATTGGGACCAACGTTGACGGTGATCATCACGGTTCGGCATTCACCGGGCGCCAGCGCGAGCGGATTCTCCGACAGCGATCCGGTCACTCCCTCCGGGCAGGTGGACATGAGGTTGAGCTGAACGACCATCGGGTTAGTGGGATCGGGGTTGCAGACGCCGAATTCGAGACGATCATCCTCGCCGGGCGGAATCAGCTCTTTGTTCTCCAGGTTGCGTTGACTGATCTGAGGCTCGAAGCCGGGGCACTGGATGATCGCCTGCACGCAGGTATGGCCGCTGAAGTTCGGAGCGTAAGGGATGCAGAGCGTATTTGTGCCCGGCACCAGAGTGATGTTCATGAGCGAACCCACGGGGATGAACGGAGCGCCAAAGCTGAAGGGGAAAACACCGAACAGGATCGAACACATCGAAATCGGTCCGCTGGTGTTGTTCACGACATCCGTACAGATCTGGTTCGGTTTTCCGACAATGGGAGGATCCTCGGCCACCGTGATACTGCGCTCGGCCCAGGGCGGTCCGTCGCAGGGATGCGATACAGGCGGACACGCGCGCGTGACGACCGAGACGACCTGATTGCTGCGCAGGGCGGCTGACGCCAATTGTACTACGGCGACATTGTCAATCTGCGTTCCCGGCTTGGCATCGCAGGAGACTTGGACGGTGAAGGTGAGATCCACCATCGCGCCCGGGGCGAGGCTCGGCAGCGTCCATTTGACTTGCCCAGGGGCTGGCGTCGGAGAGAAGGTCCCTCCGAGATTGGCGGCGACAAATATCGTTCCCGGCGGAATATCGTCGGTCACCGTGAGGGGAGCGATCGGCGACGAACGATTGTTTTTCACCGTGATCGTGTAGGTGAGAAAATCTCCGGGGCAGACCGAGGCTTTGTCCACACTTTTCAAAACGACGATGTCACCGGCGCATTCGCGGGCAACGAGAATCGAGACCGGATTCGATGATTGGGAAAGAGGCGCTTCCAGTTGAGCAATATTGGTGATGGTTGTTCCCGGAGGCGTTGTCGCGTTGATCCGAACCGTCAGGGTGAGCGAGGCTGCCGATGTCGCGGGGAGAGCCCAGCTCACCGCGCCGGAAGCATGGAGCATTCCCGGTCCCGAAGCGGAGACGAAGGTCGTTCCGGCGGGAACAAAATCCTTCACCACGAGCGTCTTGACCTCCTCCCGGCACGCGACGTCAATGGTGTAGGTGACGACATCGCCGGGGCACACGAGCCGTCGGTCGGCTTTCTTGCGGGCGTGGACTTGTCGAAGCAAAGAGCCTGGAGCCTCGCAGAATCTGTGGCAATTACCGTCTCGTCGTCTTCGGGAAAGCTACGTTTCAACTCTCCGTGAGAGACTTCAGGGCCTTTGGTTCTGACCTCCTCAAGTCCCACGCCAATCTATCGGAAGGAGGGGGCAATGTCAAGAAAATAATTGATGGTGCCGGAAGGAGAGCGCCCGGCCCACGATGCCGAGGCTCGCCAGGCCGCAGGCGAGGACGAACACGTCTCCGTAGCGAGTGTAAAAGGAATG
Encoded here:
- a CDS encoding response regulator, whose translation is MEHERAEPKRLLIVDDDEAITSSLASLLESDAVMVRTASSWEQAVELLGVETFDLVITDLRLKGATGMEGFELISQIKRQRPETRVVLLTAYGSPEAEREARERGADAYVEKALPISVLLERVRALGFSTDPAGSKREASA